The following coding sequences lie in one Gemmatimonadota bacterium genomic window:
- a CDS encoding 6-bladed beta-propeller yields the protein MKGSKRAATLGIFAIAGAGCSAPAPGAVIHLDDLPRLVAIEELRIGDLDDPGAGFSRISAMDVDRDGNLYVVEASVPEIRVFDPAGAIIRRIGRRGEGPGEFTAAPRFGVHGDTVWTVEGRGSRMTHFDRRGRVLATGRTDGVSVHLPTGVGGVIPWAMRPDGQFTGYLGRITYTRNASPSGVLPTDSIPVPFVLFDVTGTVTDTIGWSGRPPPRMWRPPSEESANAGTIDVGGRQFFVPNPPTTLPWWEAREDGYLSVETPLAPTSGEGIVRVTRIGTAADTLFSNILHYRPAPYTGPDLDSIAARAARGEEGGFVPFFVGADAPPPPSNWEAIAHALRGAMDFPEFQLPLSYPWVAQDGSVWLRLSIRPGEPQRWIVLDAKGRARGLIDLPDEARVAWHRGDRFWAAIPDEFGVPWAVQYRIEEG from the coding sequence ATGAAGGGATCGAAGCGCGCCGCCACCCTGGGAATCTTTGCGATCGCCGGCGCGGGCTGCTCGGCTCCGGCTCCCGGGGCCGTCATCCACCTGGATGACCTCCCCCGCCTCGTCGCCATCGAGGAACTTCGCATCGGCGACCTCGACGATCCCGGTGCCGGCTTCTCACGGATCAGCGCGATGGACGTGGACCGGGACGGCAACCTCTACGTCGTGGAGGCGAGCGTCCCCGAGATCCGGGTCTTCGACCCCGCGGGGGCCATCATCCGTCGCATTGGACGCCGCGGCGAGGGTCCGGGTGAGTTCACGGCGGCGCCCCGTTTCGGCGTCCACGGAGATACCGTCTGGACCGTGGAAGGGCGCGGCAGCCGCATGACCCACTTCGATCGGCGCGGGAGGGTCCTGGCCACGGGACGAACGGACGGCGTCTCCGTGCATCTTCCGACTGGTGTGGGCGGCGTCATCCCCTGGGCCATGCGTCCCGACGGGCAATTCACCGGGTACCTCGGAAGGATCACCTACACCCGGAATGCCTCCCCGTCAGGGGTCCTTCCCACAGACAGCATTCCCGTCCCCTTCGTCCTCTTCGACGTGACCGGGACCGTGACGGACACGATCGGCTGGTCCGGACGTCCGCCCCCGCGAATGTGGCGGCCCCCTTCGGAGGAGTCCGCCAACGCGGGGACCATCGACGTGGGCGGGCGGCAGTTCTTCGTCCCGAATCCACCGACGACTCTCCCCTGGTGGGAGGCACGGGAGGATGGGTACCTGTCGGTGGAAACACCGCTCGCGCCGACTTCGGGAGAAGGAATCGTTCGCGTCACGAGGATCGGGACGGCGGCCGATACCCTCTTCAGCAACATCCTCCACTACCGGCCGGCACCATACACGGGACCCGACTTGGACTCGATTGCGGCGCGCGCGGCTCGAGGTGAGGAAGGCGGATTCGTTCCCTTTTTTGTGGGGGCGGATGCCCCTCCTCCTCCTTCGAACTGGGAAGCGATCGCCCATGCCCTCCGCGGCGCCATGGACTTTCCGGAGTTCCAGCTCCCCCTCTCCTATCCCTGGGTCGCCCAGGACGGATCGGTCTGGCTACGCCTTTCGATCCGCCCGGGGGAACCTCAGCGATGGATCGTTCTGGACGCGAAAGGGCGCGCCAGGGGATTGATCGACCTTCCGGACGAGGCGCGAGTCGCGTGGCATCGCGGAGATCGATTCTGGGCCGCGATTCCCGACGAGTTCGGCGTGCCCTGGGCCGTGCAATACAGAATCGAGGAGGGTTGA